One genomic window of Desulfotignum phosphitoxidans DSM 13687 includes the following:
- the lnt gene encoding apolipoprotein N-acyltransferase has protein sequence MPGIAGTLKSSWLRLISILFSTLLVSCCLPSADYPLLAFVSLVPLALGLRNVRPIQGLLLGLIFGFSAWLVSTWWTINGLMNMLDWSVKAALAGLFFLCLYQALPYALFGLLCGWVNNKKLKTGPFFCASLLTFLVYLLTEIFPGSLAHALYSWPIAIQTADLGGVHLVHFFLLLCNWLLADILVRLYRQEKILPVCVFLLVLLAGIFIYGQHRINHFHTLAEDASSAEFINITSIQPNIPIKGYEGIALDGPFAGPTGALVKATRQAAEELPDTDLVLWPEVPKSINCACEDFQMQGVAAASVKIEAPILLSCNEFDYGNNPWIDTTGEQLNGTGRHTQKSRKIDKKYNALWLVGQDTCRLAYRKVKLVPFGERTPFQDLFPWLKTYLGRKLEFSPGNGPSLIDLPGGKQIQPLICYEGGFPGLAAQGVASGAQALINVSNDAWFDSAKAAEFHLALSLFRAVEQRRPLVRCTNSGFGAHIAATGEILAQSLTPMNERTARQAKLYCPEQRTPYSWIGDAWLWILAVIVFLIKAAVFQKGFIRQKNPT, from the coding sequence TTGCCAGGAATTGCCGGCACGTTAAAATCGTCTTGGTTGCGATTAATCTCGATCCTGTTTTCCACCTTGTTGGTTAGCTGCTGCCTTCCTTCCGCAGACTATCCTTTGCTTGCCTTTGTCTCTTTAGTCCCCCTGGCTTTGGGTTTACGTAATGTAAGACCTATCCAAGGCTTGCTTCTGGGGCTGATTTTCGGTTTTTCCGCCTGGCTGGTTTCCACCTGGTGGACGATAAACGGCCTGATGAACATGCTGGACTGGTCTGTTAAGGCAGCCTTGGCAGGTCTGTTTTTTTTATGTCTGTATCAGGCCCTGCCTTATGCGCTGTTTGGTCTTTTATGCGGCTGGGTCAACAATAAAAAGCTGAAAACCGGCCCCTTTTTTTGCGCCTCGTTGCTGACTTTTCTGGTATATCTTCTTACTGAAATTTTTCCGGGTTCCCTAGCCCATGCCCTTTATTCCTGGCCAATAGCCATCCAAACTGCGGATCTGGGTGGCGTGCATCTGGTTCATTTCTTTTTGCTGCTCTGTAACTGGCTGCTTGCGGATATTCTGGTTCGGCTCTACCGGCAGGAAAAAATTCTGCCGGTTTGTGTTTTTCTTTTAGTCCTGCTGGCTGGAATATTCATCTATGGTCAGCACCGGATTAATCACTTCCATACTCTTGCCGAAGACGCCTCATCCGCTGAATTCATAAACATTACCTCCATTCAGCCCAATATCCCCATAAAAGGCTATGAGGGCATTGCTCTTGATGGACCTTTTGCCGGACCCACCGGGGCGCTGGTCAAGGCCACCCGGCAAGCGGCAGAAGAATTGCCAGACACAGACCTGGTTCTCTGGCCGGAGGTGCCTAAATCTATCAATTGTGCTTGTGAGGATTTTCAAATGCAGGGGGTAGCCGCAGCCTCTGTAAAAATTGAAGCCCCTATTCTTTTGTCTTGTAATGAGTTTGATTATGGAAACAATCCCTGGATTGACACCACAGGCGAACAATTGAACGGAACCGGGCGACATACACAGAAAAGCCGAAAGATAGACAAAAAATACAACGCCCTGTGGCTGGTTGGACAAGATACCTGCAGATTGGCCTATCGAAAAGTCAAGCTGGTACCTTTTGGAGAACGAACACCTTTTCAGGACCTTTTTCCCTGGCTTAAAACTTATCTGGGCCGAAAACTGGAATTTTCCCCGGGCAATGGCCCGTCTCTCATTGATTTGCCAGGAGGAAAACAAATCCAGCCCTTAATCTGCTATGAAGGCGGATTTCCAGGACTTGCCGCCCAGGGAGTCGCTTCAGGTGCCCAGGCGTTGATCAATGTCTCAAATGATGCCTGGTTTGACTCGGCCAAAGCGGCTGAATTTCATCTGGCTCTGAGTCTCTTTCGGGCAGTAGAGCAGCGCAGGCCACTGGTGCGCTGTACAAATTCCGGTTTTGGGGCACATATCGCTGCGACAGGGGAGATACTTGCTCAATCATTGACTCCCATGAATGAACGGACAGCAAGGCAGGCAAAACTATATTGTCCTGAGCAGAGAACACCATATTCATGGATAGGAGATGCTTGGCTCTGGATTTTGGCAGTAATTGTTTTCCTCATCAAGGCGGCTGTATTTCAAAAAGGCTTTATCCGGCAAAAGAACCCAACATAA
- a CDS encoding rubrerythrin family protein — protein sequence MKEKTQKNVQTAFVGEAKAYFRLLAYADKAAEEGNQQIALLFRAIAEAERVHATRNLNLLKDMIVKDTDTNLEASFEREKSISTNEYPDFLKDAEDDGENAAAIVFSQARDAEEYHAKLYERAIFQSMKKDVNAYQVCQVCGYVTDKKAPKKCPVCGAPKEKFKTVAPEMVG from the coding sequence ATGAAAGAAAAAACGCAAAAAAATGTTCAAACCGCATTTGTAGGGGAAGCCAAAGCTTATTTCCGGCTGCTGGCCTATGCTGACAAGGCAGCGGAAGAGGGAAACCAGCAGATAGCACTTTTGTTTCGTGCCATTGCCGAGGCGGAACGGGTGCATGCCACGCGCAATCTTAATTTATTGAAAGATATGATTGTCAAAGATACGGACACCAACCTGGAAGCTTCTTTTGAACGGGAAAAGTCCATCAGCACAAATGAATATCCGGATTTTCTGAAAGACGCGGAAGATGACGGTGAAAATGCTGCGGCAATCGTGTTTTCCCAGGCCCGGGATGCGGAAGAATATCACGCCAAGTTGTATGAGCGCGCCATTTTCCAGTCCATGAAAAAAGATGTGAATGCCTATCAGGTCTGCCAGGTATGCGGCTATGTAACGGATAAAAAAGCACCCAAAAAATGCCCGGTATGTGGTGCGCCAAAGGAAAAATTCAAAACCGTTGCGCCGGAAATGGTGGGCTGA
- a CDS encoding multiheme c-type cytochrome — protein sequence MNRLKVYFSLVSLTTALMWTGFVAIAPAQPNYAKVKEYRIERSVPPEAQACIECHRETTPGIFADWAKSRHANANITCLDCHLVQPGDQDIAQDHVKYYGRSDLPWGEDKYKMDIASIVTPKDCSRCHPDEAMQYSKSKHANTIEIMWKIDPWLNDGMNSDNERKTGCFNCHGTVIEIDDNGKIDPATWPNAGVGRLNLDGSKGSCTSCHTRHRFSLAEARRPEACDQCHLGPDHPQIEIYEESKHGTIYHAYQDEYNFDAAGGTWTPGLDYRAPTCAGCHMSGSGEVLTTHDVTERLSWETQAPLTVRPQDFKPFPAATDWQTERDKMKNVCSACHGDSWINDFYDGFDRAVEEYNEVYYKPAKAKLDVLYEKGLLDKTKFFDEQLELDFYELWHHEGRRARMGAMMMAPDYAWWHGFYECKFQFTNFMKEADHLIETNEKAHIAREFPNATGDPTKPEKIFK from the coding sequence ATGAATCGACTGAAGGTCTATTTTTCACTGGTGTCGCTGACAACGGCCTTGATGTGGACCGGTTTTGTCGCGATTGCACCTGCCCAGCCCAATTATGCCAAAGTCAAGGAATACCGGATTGAGCGCAGCGTGCCGCCCGAAGCCCAGGCCTGCATCGAATGTCACCGGGAGACCACCCCGGGGATATTTGCCGACTGGGCCAAAAGCCGGCACGCCAATGCCAACATCACCTGCCTTGACTGTCACCTGGTGCAACCCGGCGATCAGGATATCGCCCAGGACCATGTCAAATATTATGGCCGCTCTGATCTGCCCTGGGGAGAAGATAAATACAAAATGGATATTGCATCCATTGTCACGCCCAAAGACTGCTCCCGGTGCCACCCGGATGAAGCCATGCAGTACAGCAAGTCAAAGCATGCCAATACCATTGAAATCATGTGGAAAATCGATCCCTGGCTCAATGACGGCATGAACTCGGATAATGAGCGCAAGACGGGCTGTTTCAACTGCCACGGGACAGTGATTGAGATCGATGACAACGGCAAAATCGACCCGGCCACCTGGCCCAATGCCGGGGTGGGACGTCTGAATCTGGACGGCAGTAAAGGATCATGTACGTCGTGTCATACCCGCCACCGGTTTTCACTGGCGGAAGCCCGCCGGCCCGAAGCCTGTGACCAGTGCCATCTGGGGCCGGATCATCCCCAGATCGAAATTTATGAAGAATCCAAACACGGCACCATCTACCATGCGTATCAGGATGAATATAATTTTGATGCGGCCGGCGGTACCTGGACCCCGGGTCTGGACTACCGGGCCCCCACCTGTGCCGGGTGTCATATGAGCGGCAGTGGTGAGGTTTTGACCACCCATGATGTCACGGAAAGACTGTCATGGGAAACCCAGGCCCCGCTGACGGTCCGCCCCCAGGATTTCAAACCGTTTCCGGCCGCAACCGACTGGCAGACAGAACGTGACAAAATGAAAAACGTCTGCAGCGCCTGCCATGGGGATTCCTGGATCAATGATTTTTATGACGGGTTTGACAGGGCCGTGGAAGAATACAATGAAGTGTATTACAAACCGGCCAAGGCAAAACTGGATGTGCTTTACGAAAAAGGATTGCTGGACAAAACGAAATTTTTTGATGAACAGCTGGAACTCGATTTCTATGAACTCTGGCACCATGAAGGCCGCAGGGCCCGGATGGGCGCCATGATGATGGCCCCGGACTATGCGTGGTGGCACGGGTTTTATGAATGCAAATTTCAGTTCACCAATTTCATGAAAGAAGCCGACCATTTAATTGAAACCAATGAAAAAGCGCACATTGCCAGGGAATTTCCAAACGCCACGGGAGATCCGACCAAACCTGAGAAAATTTTCAAATAA
- a CDS encoding cytochrome c3 family protein: MKKSLITALLVGIGIIVAFPLFSMTYYTMVRTSTPEFCASCHEIKPAVVAWRSSTHTNNASGVVVDCMDCHLPAPQDTFDFFFAKTYHGLKDVVVHFSGKEYDRNAVRELAYEAFNNRECEKCHRNLLHMPTRRGAMLAHRSVVYAKPGYEKKCIDCHYDLVHSDRGRVMFRQTRQVPYQAKGLRQL, translated from the coding sequence ATGAAAAAATCTCTTATTACAGCGCTTTTGGTCGGGATCGGAATCATTGTCGCATTCCCTTTATTCAGCATGACGTATTACACCATGGTGCGTACTTCCACGCCTGAATTCTGTGCCTCATGTCATGAGATCAAACCGGCCGTGGTGGCCTGGCGATCTTCCACTCACACCAATAACGCGTCAGGGGTGGTCGTTGACTGCATGGACTGCCATTTACCGGCGCCTCAGGATACGTTTGATTTTTTCTTTGCCAAAACCTACCATGGCCTGAAAGATGTTGTCGTGCATTTTTCCGGCAAAGAATATGATCGCAACGCGGTGCGCGAATTGGCTTATGAGGCGTTCAATAACCGCGAATGTGAAAAATGTCATCGAAATTTACTGCATATGCCCACCCGGCGGGGGGCCATGCTGGCACACCGGTCCGTGGTGTATGCGAAACCCGGGTATGAAAAAAAATGTATTGACTGCCATTATGACCTGGTGCATTCGGACAGAGGCCGGGTCATGTTTCGTCAAACCCGGCAGGTTCCCTACCAGGCCAAGGGATTGCGACAATTGTGA